The Sphingobacterium bambusae genome includes a window with the following:
- the araA gene encoding L-arabinose isomerase: protein MNIDLKSLEVWFVTGSQDLYGEETLREVAVHAEEIAQYLSAHNGIPVTVAYKPIVKNTEEIYNTIVAANTASNCVGVITWMHTFSPAKMWIRGLKALQKPLLHLHTQYNRDIPWGSIDMDFMNLNQSAHGDREFGHIVSRLNIGRKVVTGHWQDEEVIERINVWARAAAAWQDWQGAKFVRFGDNMRYVAVTDGDKVSAESQFGFAVNTYPIGDLVAVINEVTETEIDALLAEYEASYTLAANVLEGGEQRQSLIEAAKIEIGLRKFLEAGNYKGFTDTFEDLHGMIQLPGLAVQRLMADGYGFAGEGDWKTPALVRACKVMGAGLPGTTAFMEDYTYNFDPNNAMVLGSHMLEVDAALAADKPSVEVHPLGIGGKADPARLVFNGISGAALNASLVDMGTRFRLIVNKVEGVPVEEALPKLPVARVLWKPLPDMKTGCSAWILAGGAHHTAYSLSLSPEYLEDFARIAGLEYVVIDENTTLTNLENQLRWNELYYLLKK from the coding sequence ATGAACATTGATTTAAAAAGCTTAGAAGTTTGGTTTGTTACAGGAAGCCAAGATTTATATGGTGAAGAAACCCTACGTGAAGTTGCTGTACACGCTGAAGAGATCGCACAGTATCTTTCCGCGCACAATGGGATTCCCGTGACGGTGGCCTACAAACCAATCGTGAAGAATACAGAGGAAATCTACAACACGATTGTGGCAGCCAACACGGCCAGTAACTGTGTTGGGGTAATCACTTGGATGCATACCTTCTCGCCAGCGAAGATGTGGATCAGAGGATTGAAGGCCTTGCAGAAACCATTGTTGCACCTGCATACGCAATACAACCGCGATATCCCTTGGGGCAGCATCGACATGGACTTTATGAACTTGAACCAAAGTGCGCATGGAGACCGCGAATTTGGCCATATCGTGAGCCGCCTAAACATCGGCAGAAAGGTCGTTACCGGCCATTGGCAAGATGAAGAAGTGATCGAGCGCATCAATGTTTGGGCACGTGCAGCTGCCGCATGGCAAGATTGGCAAGGTGCTAAGTTTGTTCGTTTCGGCGATAATATGCGTTACGTTGCCGTTACAGACGGCGATAAGGTTTCTGCAGAGAGTCAGTTTGGATTCGCTGTCAATACGTACCCAATTGGCGATCTTGTGGCCGTTATCAACGAGGTCACAGAAACGGAGATCGACGCGCTACTAGCCGAGTATGAGGCATCTTATACTTTGGCGGCAAACGTGTTGGAGGGTGGCGAACAACGGCAGAGCTTGATCGAAGCCGCTAAAATAGAAATTGGTCTGCGCAAGTTCTTGGAAGCTGGAAACTATAAAGGCTTCACGGATACCTTCGAAGATCTTCACGGTATGATTCAATTACCGGGCTTGGCTGTTCAACGCCTAATGGCTGACGGTTACGGTTTTGCCGGTGAAGGTGACTGGAAAACGCCTGCGTTGGTACGCGCATGTAAAGTGATGGGCGCAGGACTTCCTGGCACAACGGCTTTCATGGAAGATTATACCTACAACTTTGACCCTAATAATGCCATGGTGCTGGGTTCTCACATGCTGGAGGTCGATGCAGCACTTGCAGCCGACAAACCTAGCGTGGAAGTTCATCCTTTGGGCATCGGCGGAAAGGCTGATCCTGCCCGTTTGGTGTTCAACGGTATTAGTGGAGCAGCGCTTAATGCGTCCCTAGTGGACATGGGCACGCGTTTCCGTCTTATCGTCAACAAAGTAGAAGGTGTTCCGGTGGAAGAAGCGTTGCCTAAATTGCCTGTCGCTCGGGTGTTGTGGAAGCCTCTTCCCGACATGAAAACCGGTTGTAGTGCTTGGATCTTAGCGGGTGGTGCCCATCATACGGCGTATAGCTTGAGCCTATCGCCAGAGTATCTTGAAGACTTTGCACGTATCGCTGGTTTGGAATATGTTGTGATCGATGAAAATACAACGCTCACGAACCTAGAAAATCAGCTTCGCTGGAATGAGCTCTATTATTTGCTAAAAAAATAA
- a CDS encoding aldose epimerase family protein, producing MNRKIFFTLLACASLTYACQQGTTKQAEQAETTDSAANGFAASIDGKEVKLYTLKNGSLSATLTNYGARLVSLNVADKEGKPVDIILGYDTADEFKQHASNFYGAIVGRYGNRIGDATFSLNGETYALEKNDGKNSLHGGTNGVYNKVWDVESSSDSSVTLAYTSPDKEAGYPGTVTMKVTYLLNSAGELAIDYQATTDKETVLNLTNHAYFNLNGAGSSTILDHELQIDANAITEVDETLIPTGKSLPVEGTAFDFREAHRIGERIEEDNKQLKIGKGYDHNFELSKKEGYQKVAALYAPTTGIEMQIFTSEPGLQFYSGNFMADTDPKGKGGKVYPFRSALCLETQHFPDAPNQPTFQSTLLKPGQTYTSKTAYRFVNR from the coding sequence ATGAACAGAAAGATCTTTTTTACCCTACTTGCTTGTGCTTCGCTGACTTACGCCTGTCAGCAAGGCACAACCAAGCAGGCCGAGCAAGCCGAGACTACGGATTCGGCTGCTAACGGCTTCGCAGCTTCCATCGATGGAAAGGAAGTAAAATTGTATACCTTGAAAAATGGTTCGCTAAGCGCTACTTTAACGAATTACGGTGCGCGTTTAGTAAGCTTAAATGTCGCTGATAAGGAAGGAAAGCCGGTCGATATTATTTTAGGATATGATACGGCAGATGAATTTAAGCAGCATGCGAGCAATTTCTATGGTGCAATCGTTGGCCGCTACGGCAACCGTATTGGAGATGCTACATTCTCTTTGAACGGTGAAACCTATGCTTTGGAAAAGAATGATGGAAAAAACTCCTTGCACGGTGGAACAAACGGGGTCTACAATAAAGTATGGGATGTCGAGAGCAGCTCGGATAGCTCGGTTACGTTAGCCTACACTTCGCCAGATAAAGAAGCCGGCTATCCCGGTACGGTGACCATGAAAGTAACCTACCTCTTGAATAGCGCCGGCGAGCTTGCAATTGATTACCAAGCCACCACGGATAAAGAAACGGTGCTTAACCTCACCAACCACGCCTATTTCAACCTGAACGGTGCGGGATCATCGACCATCTTGGATCACGAGCTACAGATTGATGCCAATGCCATCACTGAGGTAGATGAAACGCTGATTCCTACAGGCAAGAGTTTGCCGGTTGAAGGTACTGCTTTCGACTTTAGAGAGGCACACCGCATTGGTGAACGTATTGAGGAAGATAACAAGCAATTGAAAATCGGAAAAGGCTACGACCATAATTTTGAGTTGAGCAAGAAAGAAGGTTATCAAAAGGTTGCGGCGCTGTATGCGCCGACAACGGGTATTGAGATGCAGATTTTTACCAGTGAACCCGGTTTACAGTTTTACAGTGGTAACTTTATGGCGGATACAGATCCCAAAGGTAAAGGTGGAAAAGTGTATCCATTCCGTTCGGCTCTCTGCTTGGAAACGCAACATTTTCCGGATGCACCCAATCAGCCAACGTTCCAATCTACGCTGTTGAAGCCCGGACAAACCTATACGTCCAAAACGGCTTATAGATTTGTAAACCGCTAA
- a CDS encoding alpha-L-arabinofuranosidase C-terminal domain-containing protein, producing the protein MKKVLLLTAALAISASGLWAQAPLRFDVQLDKPAGKISPHMWGVFFEDINLGADGGIYAELVKNRSFEFDNPWMGWKKLENTAEGSLLIVNDVKRKGNARSLKVTKESASKMGLQNEGFRGMGVRQGADYEFSLLYKQHTAGLSLRVELLDENDARIGQATLALDNKPDWQSASVKFTAASTTAKAKLNVWIDGAGSAELDMLSLFPTETWKNRPKGLRKDMVQILADMKPGFIRFPGGCIVEGRDLANRFQWKKTVGPIEERELIINRWNTEFKNRLTPDYFQTFGLGFYEYFLLAEDIGAKAVPILNCGMACQFNTGEVVPLEELETYIQDALDLIEFANGATNTTWGKLRADMGHPEPFQLSMLGVGNENWGPQYIERLAAFKKVLNEKHPEIAIIASSGTDPEGERFDFLDQRLRGMQIDIIDEHYYRPPSWFLSGAARYDDYDRNGAKIFAGEYASHTTRPNGPGRSTWEAALSEAAFLTGLERNADVVTMASYAPLFGHVDGWQWSPDLIWVDNLNVYGTPSYQVQKLYSLNKGTDIIPIKRNQQNVVGQDSLYASSVYDEVNKELLIKFVNYNSKAIDATFQIDTKRKIATEGSKLTLANADLDVANSLEEPLKIKPQQAGIKLKGKSLTQTFAPYSFTVIKLPVK; encoded by the coding sequence ATGAAGAAAGTACTTTTGTTGACTGCAGCATTAGCGATAAGTGCGTCTGGCCTATGGGCACAGGCACCATTGCGCTTTGATGTGCAGCTCGACAAGCCTGCTGGAAAAATATCCCCACATATGTGGGGCGTTTTCTTCGAAGATATTAATCTAGGTGCCGACGGTGGTATTTATGCCGAGCTGGTCAAAAATCGTTCTTTTGAGTTTGACAATCCGTGGATGGGCTGGAAGAAGTTGGAAAACACAGCTGAAGGTAGCCTGTTGATTGTCAATGATGTCAAAAGAAAGGGAAATGCTCGTTCGTTAAAAGTTACCAAGGAAAGCGCTTCAAAAATGGGCCTGCAAAATGAAGGGTTTCGTGGAATGGGCGTTCGCCAAGGTGCTGACTATGAGTTTTCGCTCTTATACAAACAGCACACTGCCGGACTAAGCTTGCGCGTTGAACTTTTGGATGAAAATGATGCGCGTATTGGACAAGCAACGCTTGCCCTAGATAATAAGCCGGATTGGCAAAGTGCCTCCGTAAAATTTACGGCTGCATCGACCACCGCGAAAGCGAAGCTCAACGTATGGATCGACGGTGCGGGTAGTGCGGAACTGGATATGTTGTCGCTCTTTCCTACCGAGACGTGGAAAAACAGGCCTAAAGGCCTGCGGAAAGACATGGTGCAGATCTTGGCCGATATGAAGCCCGGTTTTATTCGCTTCCCCGGTGGATGTATCGTCGAAGGTCGCGATTTGGCAAACCGATTTCAATGGAAAAAAACGGTAGGTCCTATCGAGGAGCGCGAGTTGATCATCAACCGTTGGAATACGGAGTTTAAGAATCGCCTGACACCCGACTACTTCCAAACATTTGGTTTGGGCTTCTACGAATACTTTCTGTTGGCAGAAGACATCGGCGCCAAAGCGGTGCCTATTCTGAACTGTGGTATGGCCTGCCAGTTTAATACAGGCGAGGTGGTTCCCTTGGAGGAGTTGGAAACCTATATCCAAGATGCGCTGGATTTGATTGAATTTGCCAATGGCGCTACAAATACCACCTGGGGTAAGTTGCGGGCAGACATGGGGCACCCCGAGCCTTTCCAGCTCAGCATGTTGGGCGTCGGCAATGAAAATTGGGGTCCACAATATATCGAACGTCTCGCGGCATTCAAGAAGGTGCTCAACGAAAAGCATCCCGAGATAGCGATTATCGCCAGCTCGGGAACCGATCCCGAAGGCGAGCGTTTTGACTTTTTGGATCAGCGGCTGCGCGGCATGCAGATCGACATTATCGATGAGCATTACTACCGTCCGCCTTCCTGGTTTCTGTCGGGCGCTGCGCGCTACGATGATTACGATAGAAATGGAGCTAAGATATTTGCCGGCGAGTATGCATCCCATACCACGCGGCCGAATGGTCCGGGACGTAGCACTTGGGAGGCTGCCCTTTCGGAAGCTGCCTTCCTAACCGGTCTTGAACGCAATGCCGATGTGGTCACCATGGCATCCTATGCACCACTCTTTGGGCATGTCGACGGTTGGCAATGGTCGCCTGATCTAATTTGGGTGGATAACCTGAATGTCTACGGTACACCGAGCTATCAAGTGCAGAAGCTGTATTCGTTGAATAAGGGTACAGACATTATTCCAATTAAGCGCAATCAGCAAAACGTTGTTGGTCAAGATAGTCTTTATGCCTCTTCGGTCTACGATGAGGTTAACAAGGAGCTGCTTATCAAGTTTGTAAACTACAACAGCAAAGCTATTGATGCGACATTTCAGATCGATACCAAACGTAAAATTGCAACTGAAGGAAGCAAGCTTACCTTGGCAAATGCCGATCTAGACGTTGCAAATAGTCTAGAGGAACCGCTGAAAATCAAGCCGCAGCAAGCAGGAATCAAGCTAAAGGGGAAATCCCTGACGCAAACCTTTGCACCCTATTCGTTTACAGTCATTAAATTACCTGTGAAATAA
- a CDS encoding ribulokinase, whose product MNKSYVIGVDYGSDSVRSVLVDAINGDEISSSVFYYPRWKKGDFCDASSSQFRQHPLDYIEGLESTIKDCLSKAGGATIAKDVKAISVDTTGSTPIAVNEKGVPLALLDEFAENPNAMFVLWKDHTAVLEAKQINEHAKKFDVDYLQYVGGIYSSEWFWAKLLHILRADEKVRASLYTWVEHCDYIPFLLTGGTKAADIKRSVCAAGHKSLWSADFEGGLPPNAFFSALDPLLDGITERLFTETFTSAEAAGNLSPEWAERLGLSTDVLIGVGAFDCHMGAVGGQIEPYYLSKVMGTSTCDMLVAPKEEVADTLVKGICGQVDGSIIPGMIGMEAGQSAFGDAYAWFKQILMWPVANLLADAQGIAEDDVAKITAIIDSQLIPQLSKKAEALPVTVQSELAIDWFNGRRTPDADQTLKGAIQGLHLGTDAPRVFRAIVEATCFGAKSIADRFVEQGIPVKGLIGLGGVAKKSPYIMQTMADVMNMPIRIHKTEQTCAIGAAMFAATVAGIYPQVEDAMHAMGQGFEKTYEPRPEMVDIYALRYQRYKEVGGFIESHKA is encoded by the coding sequence ATGAATAAATCTTATGTGATCGGCGTGGACTATGGAAGTGATTCTGTTCGATCGGTTCTGGTGGACGCAATTAATGGCGATGAAATTTCATCATCGGTATTCTACTACCCTAGATGGAAAAAAGGTGATTTCTGTGATGCTTCGTCCAGCCAATTTCGTCAACACCCGCTCGATTACATCGAAGGGTTGGAATCGACGATTAAGGACTGTTTGTCCAAAGCGGGCGGAGCCACGATAGCGAAAGATGTGAAAGCCATTTCGGTTGATACAACAGGATCGACACCAATCGCGGTAAACGAAAAGGGTGTTCCTTTGGCCTTATTGGACGAGTTTGCTGAAAATCCTAATGCGATGTTTGTACTCTGGAAAGACCATACAGCGGTACTGGAGGCAAAGCAAATCAATGAACATGCGAAAAAGTTTGATGTAGATTACCTGCAATATGTAGGTGGCATTTATTCGTCGGAATGGTTTTGGGCAAAATTGCTCCATATCCTTCGTGCAGACGAAAAGGTGCGTGCCTCGCTTTATACTTGGGTAGAACACTGTGATTATATCCCCTTCTTGCTGACGGGTGGCACAAAGGCCGCAGATATCAAGCGGTCGGTTTGTGCTGCAGGACACAAATCCTTATGGTCGGCAGATTTCGAAGGAGGCTTACCGCCCAATGCATTCTTTAGTGCGTTAGATCCTTTATTGGATGGTATTACCGAACGTCTATTTACAGAAACCTTTACCTCGGCGGAGGCCGCGGGCAACTTGTCGCCTGAGTGGGCCGAACGGTTGGGCTTATCCACCGATGTGTTGATCGGCGTAGGCGCTTTCGATTGCCATATGGGGGCTGTGGGCGGACAAATAGAACCTTACTACTTAAGTAAGGTGATGGGAACCTCCACTTGTGACATGCTTGTTGCGCCAAAAGAGGAAGTGGCAGATACCTTGGTAAAAGGCATCTGTGGACAGGTCGATGGTTCTATTATTCCCGGCATGATAGGCATGGAAGCCGGTCAATCGGCTTTTGGTGATGCCTATGCTTGGTTTAAGCAGATCTTGATGTGGCCCGTAGCGAACTTGTTGGCAGATGCACAGGGTATTGCGGAGGATGATGTCGCTAAGATTACAGCGATCATCGATAGTCAACTTATCCCGCAGCTAAGCAAAAAAGCAGAAGCTTTACCGGTAACGGTACAGTCGGAATTGGCTATAGATTGGTTCAATGGACGCCGCACACCGGACGCGGATCAAACGTTGAAAGGAGCAATTCAGGGCTTGCACTTGGGGACTGATGCCCCACGTGTTTTCCGTGCGATCGTGGAGGCAACTTGTTTCGGTGCTAAAAGTATTGCCGATCGCTTTGTCGAGCAAGGTATTCCGGTCAAAGGACTGATTGGTTTAGGTGGGGTAGCAAAGAAGTCGCCTTATATTATGCAAACCATGGCTGACGTGATGAATATGCCTATCCGTATCCACAAGACCGAGCAAACTTGTGCTATCGGCGCTGCAATGTTTGCCGCTACCGTGGCGGGGATCTATCCGCAAGTGGAAGATGCTATGCATGCAATGGGTCAAGGATTTGAGAAAACCTACGAACCTCGTCCGGAGATGGTGGACATTTATGCCCTACGTTATCAGCGGTACAAAGAGGTGGGCGGCTTTATAGAAAGCCATAAAGCTTAA
- a CDS encoding L-ribulose-5-phosphate 4-epimerase produces the protein MYQSIKDEAYHCNMQLPQLGLVLFTFGNVSVADRSKGVFAIKPSGVPYDELTPDKMVIVDFDGKIVEGTLRPSSDTKTHAVLYKHWEGIGGITHTHSTYATAWAQSQRDIPIFGTTHADHLTTDIPCAPPMSDEMILGNYEYETGFQIINHFEAQKLDYKEVEMILVGNHAPFAWGKTGIKSVYNSAVLETVAQMALLTEQINPQAPRLKDALIKKHYERKHGGEAYYGQE, from the coding sequence ATGTATCAATCAATAAAAGACGAAGCTTACCATTGCAACATGCAATTGCCTCAATTAGGCTTGGTGTTGTTTACCTTCGGAAATGTAAGTGTCGCAGATCGTTCTAAAGGCGTTTTTGCTATTAAACCTAGCGGCGTACCTTATGATGAGTTGACACCCGACAAAATGGTGATAGTCGATTTCGACGGTAAAATTGTGGAAGGTACACTGCGCCCTTCCTCGGATACAAAAACGCATGCCGTGCTCTATAAGCACTGGGAAGGAATCGGCGGAATTACCCACACGCATTCCACCTACGCCACTGCTTGGGCGCAAAGCCAACGCGACATTCCTATTTTTGGCACCACCCACGCAGACCACCTGACTACAGATATCCCTTGTGCGCCGCCCATGAGTGATGAGATGATCCTAGGAAACTACGAATATGAAACGGGATTTCAGATCATCAACCATTTCGAAGCACAGAAATTGGATTACAAAGAAGTCGAGATGATTTTGGTGGGCAACCATGCTCCATTTGCTTGGGGAAAAACAGGAATCAAGTCGGTATACAATAGTGCCGTACTCGAAACCGTCGCCCAAATGGCTCTCCTCACCGAGCAAATCAATCCACAGGCACCACGTTTAAAAGACGCCCTGATCAAAAAGCATTACGAGCGTAAACACGGTGGAGAAGCTTACTACGGACAGGAATAA
- a CDS encoding sodium:solute symporter family transporter, producing MEKFATVDYVIFVIYFFIVAGYGYWIYRKKTSAQSSSKDYFLAEGSLTWWAIGASLIASNISAEQFIGMSGNGFEVGIAVAAYELIAAVALIIVAVWFIPVYLKNKIFTMPQFLNNRYNETTSLIMAVFWLFLYVFVNLTSILYLGAIAISSMAGGGDSFHMIMVALAVFAVIITLGGMRVIGFTDVIQVVVLIIGGVATTYVALTLVSEHFGLGKDVLAGFNKLMEDSPNHFKMIVEKPGPGASQEDINKYLMLPGIGMYLAGIWIVNLNYWGCNQYITQRALGADLKTARTGILFAGLLKLLMPIIVMLPGIAAYVLYKNGALQQEMAPGGVFHADNAYSAILGYLPNGMKGLALAALTAAIVAGLAGKANSIATIFTLDIYKKYISKEASEAKMVWVGKITIVISILVSVLFTWNDTLGIGGAGGFTFIQKYTGFISPGVFAMFLLGMFWKRTTGPAAITGLITGFGLSVFFNEFATKVFGPETWIYTAYLNKHGVYEIPFQICMGLAFAFTLVLMIAVSLFGPKENPKAFELDRKMFKVEPSVMALIVVTLLLVTAIYVRFWS from the coding sequence ATGGAAAAATTTGCAACCGTAGACTACGTTATTTTCGTAATCTACTTTTTTATTGTAGCCGGATACGGTTACTGGATTTATCGCAAGAAAACGAGTGCGCAGAGCAGCAGTAAAGATTATTTTCTTGCCGAAGGATCTTTAACGTGGTGGGCCATCGGTGCATCGCTTATCGCTTCCAACATCTCTGCCGAACAATTTATTGGAATGAGCGGTAATGGCTTTGAAGTCGGTATTGCCGTCGCTGCCTATGAATTGATTGCCGCGGTAGCCCTTATTATCGTCGCCGTTTGGTTTATTCCGGTCTATCTGAAGAACAAGATTTTCACGATGCCGCAGTTCCTGAACAACCGCTATAACGAGACGACAAGTCTGATCATGGCTGTGTTCTGGTTGTTTCTTTATGTTTTTGTCAACCTAACGTCTATCCTTTATCTAGGAGCTATTGCGATATCAAGCATGGCTGGTGGTGGCGACAGCTTCCACATGATTATGGTTGCGCTCGCTGTGTTTGCCGTTATTATTACCTTGGGCGGTATGCGCGTTATTGGTTTCACGGATGTTATTCAAGTGGTGGTACTCATCATCGGTGGGGTAGCGACAACCTATGTGGCCCTTACGCTTGTGAGTGAGCATTTTGGCTTAGGAAAAGACGTGTTAGCTGGATTTAACAAGTTGATGGAAGATTCGCCGAACCACTTCAAGATGATTGTTGAAAAACCAGGGCCCGGCGCTTCACAGGAGGATATCAACAAGTACCTCATGTTGCCCGGTATCGGGATGTACCTAGCGGGTATCTGGATCGTGAACTTGAACTACTGGGGATGTAATCAGTATATCACCCAACGTGCACTTGGTGCTGATCTTAAGACGGCTCGTACGGGAATCCTTTTCGCGGGTTTGCTGAAACTGTTGATGCCAATCATCGTCATGTTGCCCGGTATTGCTGCTTACGTATTGTATAAAAATGGAGCGCTACAGCAAGAGATGGCACCGGGTGGAGTTTTCCATGCCGATAATGCTTACTCCGCAATTTTAGGCTACTTACCTAATGGAATGAAGGGCCTTGCTTTGGCAGCCTTGACGGCAGCTATCGTTGCTGGTCTAGCAGGTAAGGCAAATAGTATTGCAACGATTTTTACCTTGGATATCTACAAAAAGTATATCAGTAAGGAAGCCAGTGAAGCGAAGATGGTTTGGGTCGGTAAGATTACCATCGTGATCTCGATCTTGGTTTCGGTATTGTTTACTTGGAACGATACGTTGGGCATTGGTGGTGCTGGTGGTTTCACCTTTATCCAAAAATATACCGGCTTTATCAGTCCGGGTGTGTTTGCCATGTTCCTATTGGGGATGTTCTGGAAACGTACGACAGGGCCAGCTGCCATCACCGGTTTGATTACGGGTTTCGGCTTGTCGGTATTCTTCAACGAGTTTGCCACAAAGGTGTTTGGACCAGAGACGTGGATTTATACCGCTTATCTCAATAAACACGGCGTATATGAAATCCCATTCCAAATATGCATGGGCTTGGCCTTCGCCTTTACGTTGGTGTTGATGATTGCTGTCAGTTTATTCGGACCAAAGGAAAATCCGAAAGCTTTCGAGCTGGATCGCAAGATGTTCAAGGTAGAACCTTCGGTTATGGCCTTGATCGTGGTTACCTTATTATTGGTAACAGCGATTTACGTGCGTTTTTGGTCTTAA